In Streptomyces asoensis, a single genomic region encodes these proteins:
- a CDS encoding YigZ family protein has product MQDEYRTVAHAGVHETEVNRSRFLCALAPAATEQEAQEFIASVRKEHADATHNCWAYVVGADAGVQKASDDGEPGGTAGVPMLQMLLRRDVRYVVAVVTRYYGGVKLGAGGLIRAYGGAVGEALDAVGTRTRRRFRLGTVTVDHQRAGKVENDLRSTGRAVRDVRYGEQVTIEIGLPDSEVDAFRAWLADVTAGTARFEPGGEAYGDV; this is encoded by the coding sequence ATGCAGGACGAGTACCGCACGGTCGCCCACGCGGGCGTGCACGAGACCGAGGTCAACCGCTCCCGCTTCCTGTGCGCCCTCGCCCCGGCGGCCACCGAGCAGGAGGCGCAGGAGTTCATCGCGTCCGTCCGGAAGGAGCACGCCGACGCCACGCACAACTGCTGGGCGTACGTGGTGGGCGCCGACGCCGGCGTGCAGAAGGCGAGCGACGACGGGGAGCCCGGCGGCACGGCGGGCGTCCCGATGCTCCAGATGCTGCTGCGCCGCGACGTGCGGTACGTCGTCGCCGTCGTCACCCGCTACTACGGCGGCGTCAAGCTCGGCGCGGGCGGCCTCATCCGGGCCTACGGCGGCGCGGTCGGCGAGGCGCTCGACGCCGTCGGCACCCGCACCCGCCGCCGCTTCCGCCTGGGCACGGTGACCGTGGACCACCAGCGGGCCGGCAAGGTCGAGAACGACCTGCGTTCGACGGGTCGCGCGGTACGGGACGTCCGCTACGGCGAGCAGGTCACCATCGAGATCGGTCTGCCGGACTCGGAGGTGGACGCCTTCCGCGCGTGGCTCGCGGACGTGACGGCGGGGACGGCGCGTTTCGAGCCGGGCGGCGAGGCCTACGGCGACGTGTGA